Proteins encoded in a region of the Populus alba chromosome 13, ASM523922v2, whole genome shotgun sequence genome:
- the LOC118050367 gene encoding 14 kDa proline-rich protein DC2.15, whose product MASRALASTALFLSLSILLFTLVSSSDCQGNPEGPKHQPSPSTTPKVKPPKSKSTCPRDTLKLQACANVLNLAKVVIGEKEKATCCSLIDGLVDLEAAVCLCTRVRADLLGLIKLDIPVAVEILLNECNRKVAEKFKCPSS is encoded by the coding sequence ATGGCTTCAAGAGCACTAGCCTCCACCGCCCTTTTCCTCTCCCTCAGCATTCTGCTCTTCACTTTGGTGAGTTCTAGTGATTGCCAAGGAAACCCTGAAGGCCCTAAACATCAGCCATCACCATCAACAACACCAAAGGTCAAACCACCAAAATCAAAGAGCACTTGCCCTAGAGATACCTTAAAGTTGCAAGCATGTGCGAATGTACTGAACTTGGCGAAAGTTGTAATCGGTGAAAAAGAGAAGGCCACTTGCTGCAGCCTCATTGATGGCCTTGTTGATCTGGAAGCTGCTGTTTGCCTTTGCACTAGAGTCAGAGCTGATCTCTTGGGCCTCATCAAATTGGACATTCCTGTTGCTGTGGAGATCTTGCTCAATGAATGCAATAGGAAGGTTGCTGAAAAATTCAAGTGTCCATCCTCCTAA
- the LOC118050368 gene encoding uncharacterized protein gives MESKGSEIDEFEKALESALDGSTEEEEEDENEEGEYSDDDGEEEDDDDDDDDEENALDSMEQNQQFEYEALAEKKRKTLADAKGEGSAKKARQEDMTGASLAEIEEIMNFGMRKKRRRRMPKRRGRRKGSKNKLSPEITRMLGDATLHYAHGNYEEALTVLSEVVKRAPLVADSYHTLGLVHKALGNTEKAMKFYRIAAFLRPKDSSLWKLLFSWHVEQGDIARAWKCLSKAISADPDDISLRSLHALFYDELGDHQRAAESYEQIVRICPEDVEAIKTAAKMYLNCGQIKRCVGILEDYLKGHPSEADLSVIILLADVFMEIDAHNNALQHIEHAQMIYYSGKELPLELMIKAGICHVFLGNIEKAEIHFSALQQENFSIHPEFITKVADAFMSTECFHSALKYYHMLELNVGADNEGEIHVKIAQCYLSLNDRAKAIMFFYKALPMLKDSIDARVALASLILEDAKEDEAISLLSPPKDLDSLNSNSYMQNPWWLDGKIKLKLCHIYKAKGMLEDFVNTISPLVRESLYVKTLRPKVKKRLTISVLRERISILNVQENDDVFGEVRPLASKSDLLRACRARKLLQKKEEQKAADKAAGIDLPSDYSDDESLLENRVSPLHDFLKDETHHDLIIDLCKALQSLQRYSEALEIINLTLRLVSDKLPGDREEQLQSLLAQISFNATDPKHGFDYVRSAIQKQPHSIAAWNCYYKITSRLGKSHSKHAKFLRYMRNKHKRCVPPIVISAHQFTMLSHHQDAAREYLEAYKLMPECPLINLCAGTALINLTLGFRLQNKHQCLAQGLAFLYNNLQLTENSQEALYNIARAYHHVGLVSLAASYYEKVLAACEKDYPIPKLLNENSEMENMKPGYCDLRREAAYNLHLIYKNSGAFDLARQVLKNHCSF, from the exons ATGGAATCGAAAGGAAGTGAAATCGATGAATTTGAAAAGGCATTGGAATCTGCCTTGGATGGAAGcacagaagaagaggaagaagatgaaaacgAAGAAGGAGAATATAGTGATGACGATggagaggaagaagatgatgatgatgatgatgatgatgaagaaaatgcTTTGGATTCAATGgaacaaaatcaacaatttgAATATGAAGCTCTTGCCGAGAAAAAACGAAAAACACTAGCTGATGCCAAGGG TGAAGGGTCAGCGAAGAAGGCAAGGCAAGAGGACATGACTGGAGCTAGCTTGGCTGAAATAGAGGAGATAATGAATTTTGGTATGCGAAAAAAGAGACGACGACGAATG CCCAAGAGAAGAGGCAGGCGGAAGGGATCAAAAAACAAACTTAGCCCTGAAATTACACGGATGTTGGGTGATGCTACTCTTCACTATGCTCATGGTAATTATGAAGAG GCTTTAACAGTTTTGAGTGAGGTTGTTAAACGAGCACCGCTAGTGGCTGACTCATACCATACACTTGGACTTGTCCATAAAGCCCTTGGAAATACTGAAAAAGCCATGAAATTTTATAGGATTGCTGCATTTCTGAGACCGAAAGATTCATCTTTGTGGAAACTACTTTTTAGCTGGCACGT AGAACAAGGAGACATAGCTCGAGCATGGAAGTGCCTATCTAAAGCTATAAGTGCTGATCCTGATGATATTAGTCTAAGATCCCTTCATGCATTATTTTATGATGAACTTGGAGATCATCAAAGAGCTGCTGAGTCATATGAACAAATCGTTCGAATCTGTCCTGAGGATGTTGAAGCAATAAAGACAGCTGCAAAG ATGTACCTCAATTGCGGTCAGATTAAACGATGTGTAGGCATTTTGGAAGATTATCTCAAGGGTCATCCATCTGAAGCTGATTTAAGTGTAATCATTTTGCTGGCTGATGTATTCATGGAAATTGATGCACATAATAATGCTCTTCAGCATATTGAGCATGCTCAGATGATCTACTATTCAGGAAAAGAACTGCCTTTGGAATTAATGATTAAAGCAGGAATCTGCCATGTTTTCCTGGGAAATATTGAGAAGGCAGAG atTCACTTTAGTGCACTACAACAGGAGAATTTCTCCATTCATCCTGAATTCATTACTAAAGTTGCTGACGCATTTATGAGTACTGAGTGTTTTCACTCTGCGTTGAAGTATTATCATATGCTGGAGTTGAATGTTGGAGCTGACAAT GAGGGCGAAATCCATGTGAAAATTGCTCAGTGTTACTTATCCTTGAATGATCGTGCAAAAGCAATTATGTTTTTCTACAAAG CTTTGCCCATGCTCAAAGATAGCATTGATGCCCGAGTGGCTTTGGCGTCGCTCATCCTTGAAGATGCTAAAGAAGATGAGGCTATTTCTTTGCTTTCTCCTCCCAAAGATTTGG ATTCTCTCAATTCTAATTCCTACATGCAAAACCCATGGTGGCTTGATGGGAAAATAAAACTAAAGCTTTGCCACATATATAAAGCCAAAGGGATGCTTGAAGACTTTGTTAATACAATATCACCCTTGGTCCGTGAGTCACTCTATGTAAAAACCCTTCGTCCAAAG GTGAAGAAAAGGCTGACAATAAGTGTTCTGCGTGAAAGAATCAGTATTCTGAATGTTCAGGAAAATGATGATGTTTTTGGAGAAGTGAGACCACTGGCATCTAAATCAGATCT ATTGAGAGCTTGCAGAGCAAGAAAGTTGCTTCAAAAGAAGGAAGAACAGAAAGCAGCTGATAAAGCTGCTGGTATTGATTTGCCTAGTGACTATTCAGATGATGAATCTCTG CTAGAAAACAGAGTTTCTCCTCTGCATGATTTTTTGAAGGACGAAACGCATCATGATCTTATTATAGAt TTGTGCAAGGCATTGCAATCGTTGCAAAGATATTCTGAAGCTCTGGAGATTATAAATCTCACCCTGAGATTGGTTTCTGATAAGCTGCCTGGTGATAGGGAGGAGCAACTTCAGTCTCTTTTAGCTC AAATATCTTTTAACGCCACGGATCCTAAACATGGTTTTGATTATGTAAGATCTGCTATTCAGAAACAGCCGCACAGCATTGCTGCCTGGAACTGTTATTACAAAATAACCTCAag ATTGGGAAAGAGCCACTCAAAGCATGCCAAATTTCTACGTTACATGCGAAACAAACATAAAAGGTGTGTTCCACCTATAGTCATTTCTGCTCATCAGTTTACCATGCTCAGCCATCATCAAGATGCTGCAAGAGAATACCTAGAAGCTTATAAACTGATGCCAGAATGTCCTCTAATTAATCTGTGTGCGG GAACTGCCTTGATCAACTTGACCCTTGGATTTAGACTCCAAAATAAGCACCAGTGTCTTGCACAAGGCTTGGCATTCCTCTATAATAATTTACAGCTAACAGAGAATAGCCAG GAGGCATTATATAATATCGCCCGTGCCTATCATCATGTTGGACTAGTGTCTCTAGCAGCTTCATATTATGAAAAGGTGCTTGCAGCTTGCGAGAAGGATTACCCCATTCCGAAACTTCTGAATGAGAATTCAGAAATGGAAAACATGAAACCAGGTTACTGTGACCTGCGCAGAGAAGCTGCTTATAATTTGCATTTAATATACAAAAACAGTGGAGCATTTGATCTTGCTAGGCAGGTCTTGAAAAATCACTGCAGTTTCTGA